A part of Cryptococcus gattii WM276 chromosome G, complete sequence genomic DNA contains:
- a CDS encoding Protoporphyrinogen oxidase, putative (Similar to TIGR gene model, INSD accession AAW44780.1), whose protein sequence is MPAPPKHITILGGGLSGLSTAYHLSRTLPASTKISLVEGTSRVGGWIDSQKHEVGFRDREGQVREGVVGIETGPRSIRPRGSRGAASMLKMLKDLGLDNDIMPIPFSHPSAQNRFLLDYSTAKLTALPSSPTALLGHQPPLLKGLLSAGLFEPLKPRLSKAQLSADRDESVDAFFRRRFGDSVANNLASAMVHGIYAASSSQLSLRSAFPSLWEAEMKYGSVVIGMLLGTKTGAEKAKEKREWAELGELGKEREKWSLYGIKGGLGTMTDKLLESISCRGVEIILGEPIRKIELSSNDVITIHTHSHSLSTSHLISALPPRVLARILSSTLPNLTHNPSTCVGVVNVVYPLPPTSIHPGGFGYLIPRPPTNLNSNPNPSGVLGVIFDSTALPPNPPELGGQVTKLTLMMGGPYWSNYSPRVSPPSDPEELLPLAIQHLNTIFPHLQNVKPILTVCNIHHNCIPTYLPGHGARLRELHEAIESGEWKGKLSLVGSGYGGVGVNDCVLSGVEVARGLAKGKEVTGLEAWKDWE, encoded by the exons ATGCCCGCTCCACCAAAACATATAACAATCCTCGGTGGTGGTCTCTCAGGCCTCTCAACTGCTTACCACCTATCCCGTACCCTTCCGGCGAGCACCAAAATCTCTCTAGTCGAGGGCACATCGAGAGTTGGAGGGTGGATCGACTCTCAAAAACATGAAGTGGGATTCAGAGATCGGGAAGGGCAAGTGAGAGAGGGAGTGGTAGGCATCGAGACTGGGCCTAGGAGTATTCGGCCTAGAGGAAGTAGAGGAGCGGCAAGCATGTTGAAGATG CTGAAAGATCTTGGGCTGGATAACGATATCATGCCCATTCCATTCTCGCATCCCTCTGCTCAAAATCGATTCTTACTGGACTATTCCACCGCGAAGCTGACGGCGctcccctcttcccctaCAGCTCTTCTTGGCCACCAGCCACCTCTTCTTAAAGGGCTTCTATCAGCAGGTTTATTTGAGCCTCTTAAACCGAGGCTATCAAAAGCCCAGCTGAGCGCTGATAGAGACGAGTCTGTGGATGCATTTTTTCGCAGACGGTTTGGAGATAGCGTAGCGAACAACCTGGCCTCAGCTATGGTTCATGGGATCTATGccgcctcttcttcgcaGCTTTCCCTACGGTCGGCTTTCCCCTCACTATGGGAAGCGGAGATGAAGTATGGTTCTGTGGTAATTGGAATGCTGCTAGGAACTAAGACAGGAGCAGAGAAGGCTAAGGAGAAGCGAGAGTGGGCAGAGTTGGGAGAATTAGGCAAAGAGAGGGAAAAATGGAGCTTGTACGGCATCAAAGGTGGCTTGGGCACAATGACGGACAAACTGCTGGAGAGCATATCATGCAGGGGTGTGGAGATCATCTTAGGGGAACCTATACGCAAGATTGAGCTCTCCTCAAACGACGTGATTACCATCCACACGCATAGCCACTCCCTTTCAACATCCCACCTCATCTCTGCCCTACCTCCTAGAGTTCTTGCTCGCATCCTCTCTTCTACTTTGCCTAACCTTACGCACAATCCCTCCACATGCGTTGGCGTTGTCAACGTCGTATATCCCCTTCCACCCACATCCATTCACCCCGGGGGCTTCGGCTACCTTATTCCTCGTCCACCCACCAACCTCAATTCAAATCCGAACCCCTCGGGGGTACTCGGTGTCATCTTTGACTCGACTGCTTTACCTCCCAACCCCCCTGAGCTCGGCGGACAGGTGACGAAGCTCACATTGATGATGGGTGGTCCGTACTGGTCAAATTACTCCCCGCGAGTCTCACCTCCCAGTGACCCCGAAGAACTCTTACCTCTCGCCATCCAACACctcaacaccattttccCGCACCTTCAAAACGTCAAGCCTATTTTGACAGTCTGTAACATTCATCATAACTGTATTCCTACATATCTTCCAGGGCATGGCGCTCGTTTGCGCGAGTTGCATGAGGCGATTGAGAGTGGGGAGTGGAAGGGGAAATTGAGTTTGGTTGGGAGCGGATACGGTGGAGTGGGGGTGAATGATTGCGTGCTTTCTGGGGTGGAAG